In Firmicutes bacterium ASF500, a single genomic region encodes these proteins:
- the hdpA gene encoding Dihydroxyacetone phosphatase, whose translation MYSIDFKKKKGFICDMDGVIYHGNQILPGVPEFLHWLQEEGKSYLFLTNNSGSTPRELQQKLARMGLDVPEEHFYTSALATAAFLKTQAPGCSAYVIGEAGLLNALYDVGITMNDVDPDYVVVGESKSYSLETVTKAINLVLGGAKLIGANSDVSSPGENSTMPACGALVAPIEMATGTRAYFCGKPNPLMMRTGLRLLNCHSEDAVMVGDRMDTDVISGLESGMSTVLVLSGISTPETLKTYSYRPSMILDGVGDIVRAAQEG comes from the coding sequence ATGTATTCCATAGATTTCAAGAAGAAAAAAGGCTTTATCTGCGACATGGACGGCGTCATCTACCACGGCAACCAAATTTTGCCCGGCGTCCCGGAGTTTCTTCACTGGCTCCAAGAGGAGGGCAAGTCCTACCTGTTTCTGACCAACAACAGCGGCTCCACCCCCCGGGAGCTCCAGCAGAAGCTGGCCCGGATGGGACTGGACGTGCCCGAAGAGCACTTTTACACCAGCGCCCTGGCTACGGCGGCCTTTTTAAAGACGCAGGCCCCGGGGTGCTCCGCCTATGTCATCGGCGAGGCGGGACTGCTCAACGCCCTGTATGACGTGGGTATCACCATGAACGACGTGGACCCCGACTATGTGGTGGTAGGGGAGAGCAAGTCCTATTCCCTGGAGACGGTGACCAAGGCCATCAATCTGGTCCTGGGCGGGGCCAAGCTGATCGGCGCCAATTCCGACGTCTCCAGCCCGGGAGAGAACAGCACCATGCCGGCCTGCGGCGCCCTGGTGGCCCCCATCGAGATGGCCACCGGCACCAGGGCCTACTTCTGCGGCAAGCCCAACCCCCTGATGATGCGCACCGGCCTGCGCCTGCTGAACTGCCACTCCGAGGACGCGGTGATGGTGGGCGACCGGATGGACACCGACGTGATCTCCGGCCTGGAGAGCGGCATGTCCACCGTGCTGGTCCTCTCGGGCATCTCCACGCCGGAGACACTGAAAACCTACTCCTACCGCCCGTCCATGATCCTGGACGGGGTGGGAGATATCGTCCGGGCGGCTCAGGAAGGCTGA
- the Int-Tn_7 gene encoding Tn916 family transposase, giving the protein MASIRKIEGKKGVSYKIEVSNGYDVNGKKIRETTTFVPDPSMTKKQQERALQKFAMEFEDKVKRGNCIEGDKITLAEFTEKWFEDYAEGQLERTTLWRYRYVLDNNILPVMGHLKLSKIRPYDVQKFFVSLTKDDARQDGVSGGYSHESIRKMKTVLSSILSTAVKWEIIESNPCFKADLPKQDETEEQPKAYSLDQTRRLLQFAENDYRAKQDKHITRNDKVICITDFANFINMDVSALQTLVLIHIAIFGGLRRGEMVGLDWCNVDFDKNIIRVRQSAARTGKEEFVKTPKSKCSIRDVAFPQPVMDLLQELKQEQERYKNAIGDKWIGSGDCVFIQMNGARMNISSPYDRFQRLVHRYNKTVSEELQLPILSLHCLRHTNASLLVSSNRVDIVSVSKKLGHADANVTARYYLHSYEEGEQETADILGDLLLESRGKVAK; this is encoded by the coding sequence ATGGCAAGCATCCGAAAAATCGAGGGGAAGAAGGGCGTCAGCTACAAAATCGAGGTTAGCAACGGCTACGATGTGAACGGCAAGAAAATCCGCGAAACCACGACTTTTGTACCCGACCCGTCCATGACGAAGAAACAGCAAGAGCGGGCTTTACAGAAGTTTGCAATGGAGTTTGAGGACAAGGTGAAGCGCGGAAACTGTATCGAGGGCGACAAAATTACCCTTGCAGAATTTACGGAAAAGTGGTTTGAGGACTATGCCGAAGGTCAGCTTGAACGGACAACTCTTTGGCGGTATCGGTACGTTTTGGACAACAACATTTTGCCCGTCATGGGCCATTTGAAGCTGTCCAAAATCCGCCCCTATGACGTTCAGAAATTCTTTGTGTCTCTCACTAAGGACGATGCAAGGCAGGACGGAGTATCGGGCGGATATTCCCATGAAAGCATTCGCAAAATGAAAACCGTGTTGTCCTCCATTTTGTCTACTGCGGTGAAGTGGGAAATCATCGAAAGCAACCCTTGTTTTAAGGCCGATTTGCCGAAGCAGGATGAAACCGAGGAACAGCCCAAGGCGTACAGCCTTGACCAGACCAGACGGCTCTTGCAGTTTGCCGAAAACGATTATAGGGCCAAGCAGGACAAGCATATTACCCGCAATGATAAGGTTATCTGTATTACGGATTTTGCAAATTTTATCAACATGGATGTTTCCGCTTTGCAGACGCTTGTGCTGATTCATATTGCCATTTTTGGCGGTTTGCGGCGCGGGGAAATGGTAGGGCTGGACTGGTGCAACGTTGACTTTGACAAGAATATTATTCGTGTCCGTCAGTCTGCCGCAAGGACGGGCAAGGAAGAATTTGTGAAAACCCCGAAGTCCAAATGCTCTATCCGTGATGTTGCATTTCCTCAGCCCGTTATGGATTTATTGCAGGAGTTGAAGCAGGAACAGGAGCGGTACAAAAACGCTATCGGTGATAAATGGATTGGCTCTGGTGATTGTGTTTTTATCCAGATGAACGGAGCGCGAATGAATATCAGTTCCCCCTATGACCGTTTCCAGCGGTTGGTTCACAGGTACAACAAAACCGTATCGGAAGAGTTGCAGTTGCCTATTCTTTCTCTGCATTGTCTCCGTCACACGAACGCTTCTTTGCTGGTATCGTCTAACAGGGTTGATATTGTCAGCGTCAGCAAGAAGTTGGGCCACGCTGACGCAAATGTGACCGCTCGCTATTATCTACACTCCTATGAGGAAGGGGAGCAGGAAACCGCTGATATTCTGGGTGATTTGTTGCTCGAAAGCAGGGGGAAAGTCGCTAAATAG
- the bin3_2 gene encoding Putative Tn552 family DNA-invertase bin3 gives MSNMMYGYARVSTRGQKEDRQVAALQEFGVSLERITIEKQSGKSFDRPLYQQLVQVLQSGDVLVVKSIDRLGRNYKEILEQWSFITKTQGAAIVVLDMPLLDTREGRDLTGTLIADIVLQLLSYVAQTEREFIHQRQAEGIAAALERGVRFGPDRIPMPEGFEELAEDWWNGYITATDAGKMLGISRKTFTRRATEWGCGQGLTKR, from the coding sequence ATGTCAAATATGATGTACGGCTATGCCCGCGTATCCACCCGAGGCCAGAAGGAGGACCGTCAGGTGGCGGCGCTCCAGGAATTTGGTGTGAGCCTGGAGCGGATCACAATAGAAAAGCAGTCGGGCAAGAGCTTTGACCGGCCGCTGTACCAACAGCTGGTCCAGGTGCTCCAATCCGGGGACGTGCTGGTGGTCAAGAGCATTGACCGGCTGGGGCGGAACTACAAGGAGATCTTGGAGCAGTGGAGCTTCATCACAAAGACCCAGGGCGCGGCCATCGTCGTGCTGGACATGCCCCTGCTGGACACCCGGGAGGGCCGGGACCTGACCGGTACGCTGATCGCGGACATTGTGCTCCAGCTTCTGAGCTATGTGGCTCAGACAGAGCGGGAATTTATCCATCAGCGTCAGGCAGAGGGCATCGCGGCCGCTCTGGAGCGGGGGGTCCGCTTTGGCCCCGACCGCATCCCCATGCCAGAGGGCTTTGAGGAGCTGGCGGAGGACTGGTGGAACGGATACATCACAGCCACCGACGCTGGAAAAATGCTGGGCATCTCCCGAAAAACCTTCACGCGCCGGGCAACGGAGTGGGGCTGCGGGCAGGGGCTCACGAAGCGGTAG
- the cycB gene encoding Cyclodextrin-binding protein, with the protein MKKTCFSLLCSILLLVSLTACGGQEDAPPPEPEAETGTIQLTVWGAEEDEALLQEIFVSFQSHYAGQASFQITFQPQSESNCKDAMLGDLEGGADVFAFADDQVSALAAAGGLDPIEDSEAIRSASLSAAVEAASVGGSLYAYPLTADNGYFLYYNKAYFSDEDIQSLERMVELAAQAGRLVTMDWSSAWYVYAFFGNTGLTVGLNDDGLTNYCTWNSTEGAIRGVDVAEAMLSIAASPGFASMTDQEFMDGVQDGSVIAGVSGVWNAVAIQEIWGNNMGAAKLPSYTCGGRQVQMASFSGCKLIGVNAYSSHPDWAARLAEWITSEENQRLRFEQRGQGPANVNAANSPQVQASPAIAALLAQSEFSQLQRVGGKFWDPVSEFALNLAAGNPSGASLQTQLDRLAEGVTAR; encoded by the coding sequence ATGAAGAAAACATGTTTCTCTTTGTTGTGCTCTATTCTGCTGCTGGTTTCGCTGACTGCCTGCGGCGGTCAGGAGGACGCTCCCCCTCCGGAACCGGAGGCAGAAACCGGAACCATTCAGCTGACGGTGTGGGGGGCGGAGGAGGACGAGGCGCTGCTCCAAGAAATTTTCGTTTCATTCCAATCCCATTACGCCGGACAGGCCAGCTTCCAAATCACCTTTCAGCCCCAAAGCGAGTCCAACTGTAAGGACGCGATGCTGGGCGACCTGGAGGGGGGCGCGGATGTCTTTGCCTTCGCCGACGATCAGGTGTCCGCTCTGGCGGCCGCCGGTGGCCTGGACCCCATCGAGGACAGCGAGGCAATCCGAAGCGCCAGCCTCTCCGCCGCGGTGGAGGCGGCCAGCGTGGGCGGCTCCCTCTACGCCTACCCCCTAACGGCGGACAACGGCTATTTTCTGTATTACAACAAGGCCTACTTCTCCGACGAGGATATTCAAAGCCTGGAGCGGATGGTGGAGCTGGCCGCCCAGGCCGGACGGCTGGTGACCATGGACTGGTCCTCCGCCTGGTATGTCTACGCCTTTTTCGGCAACACCGGCCTGACGGTGGGCCTCAATGACGACGGACTGACCAACTACTGCACCTGGAACAGCACCGAGGGTGCCATACGGGGTGTGGACGTGGCGGAGGCTATGCTGTCCATCGCGGCCAGTCCCGGCTTTGCCAGCATGACGGACCAGGAGTTTATGGATGGCGTCCAGGACGGCTCTGTGATCGCTGGAGTGAGCGGCGTCTGGAACGCGGTGGCCATTCAGGAGATCTGGGGAAATAATATGGGGGCGGCCAAGCTCCCCTCCTATACCTGCGGGGGGAGGCAGGTGCAGATGGCCTCCTTCTCCGGCTGCAAGCTGATCGGCGTGAACGCCTATTCCAGCCACCCCGACTGGGCGGCGCGGCTGGCCGAGTGGATCACCAGCGAGGAAAACCAGCGCCTGCGCTTCGAACAGCGGGGGCAGGGACCGGCCAATGTCAACGCGGCAAATTCCCCGCAGGTCCAGGCCTCGCCGGCTATCGCGGCTCTGCTCGCCCAGTCGGAGTTTTCCCAGCTCCAGCGGGTGGGCGGAAAGTTCTGGGACCCCGTGTCCGAATTCGCCTTAAATTTGGCGGCGGGGAATCCCTCCGGCGCCTCCCTCCAGACCCAGCTGGACCGGCTGGCGGAGGGCGTCACCGCGCGGTAA